The segment tgtgtgtgtgtgaaagcaaaaatgaatacagtgtgtgtgtactatTACCTGAGTACGAGGGcagatgatgtcactgtgatCTAGTCCATCACACGCCAAAAGACCATTTCAATGATAAAGCAGACACATTATTTCTTCATCCATCAACGTGTTCCACCTGACTCTTAATCATTTGTTCTGGTTGGTTTATTCAGTCATTAAATTGTGAAATACAATTGTGGGATTTTGCAGCCACAGTGCGAGGGGAAGTTAGGATACGACAGAAGCGACAGAAACCTCTGGGAAAGGGAACTGGAAAACTGTCGGCACATGGTGTCACAGTGTCACTGAAATCAGGTACATTGGAAAAATGATCATGAGAGTTCTCaggaacaagaacaagaaagcAAAAATTCAGATGATGACCTCTCCAATCAAATGAAAAGTAGGATGACATAAAAGACAACtttcagaaaaatgaaatggaTCTAGAAAAATGTCCCAGGGATGATAAACAGGGTGGGAAGAGGTGTTGGCAGGGTGGCCAGGGGCAGAGGGGTGAATGGCTCCTTGTAAGCGAGTGGTCCTGTGCATGTTTTAACACCATAAAGCTTAGATAGTATTTGatttatgtaatttaaatatgtaatcAGATAGATTTACGTTGGTTAGTGAAGAGGATCTCAGGGGTCAAACCCAGTTTTGTGAACACAATGTAGAATGATGCGTAAGCACATTTGGGAAGTTAGCTGTGGAGTGTTAAAATTTTATGAGTGGTGTTAATGGTTTATTAACTATGCCAGTAAACCATTTCCTGTAAGTTAAAATCTAATTGAATTATAGTCACAGAGGTTTGTTTAGTTTCAACATTGTTAAGTGCttattaaaaatgttgctgGATGACTACGGTGGTGGTTTTGCATTCCTTTCGATCAAATCGTATCTGCACCAGTGTTTTGCTGCACCTGCCTTTCCACCATTCGCTTTCACTGGTCTCATATTCTGAGGTATTTCTTGAAAAAGAACTGTTTCACATTACAGAGCAATTATGTCCACTTCCCCTCTGTCGGTCAGTTATATCTAACATGACCTTTCATGTTCCATCGAAGTGGGTCaataattcttcttcttcttctccattaATATGCAAACTTATTTTATCTTACAAACGTTTTCATGAGACGGGCACGTTGCAGTTCCTTCCTCATTCTATCACGGTGGAATTGTTTATCTTCAACCTGGGAACACCAGCTGGCAGCACGTCTTTCAAACACAATGCTTATAGTGACTTCTTCTCTCTGGAAGGTCTATTTGCATCATAATGTTTTTTCCATGTTGTATCTGGCTGGGCAAAGTACATTTTGAAGCATGTTGTAATAGGGAAAGAAGGAAATCAAAGCTGTTCTTGTTTATAGTGTTACTGCTGTGAGATTAAGTTTTGCATCATGTACAATGAGAGGAGGTATTTGAGTTGTGTAAGCACCTGATGAGTCACTTTTAAgatgcaaacacatttcaacaGCTGGATTTGGTGTCTTGgtcttattttgtttctgtttaaattgtAATAATGATGTGTGTTAGTGTAACAGATTACAATGTGAATTTTTAATCACATTACAGTTTTTGAATTCCAGTTAACACTTAATTACTTTAACAATTTGGGGGTCGACTTGTTCACTGTCTTATGGGGTGTTTGATGTCAGTTTAGTTCTTGTTCAGTGGACAGATTTGTCCAGGATAAGGTGAGGTGCCAGTGAGTTTAattacagctttgttttattctaatttggCATGTTCTTGGCTgatactttcatttttttagaGCTGGGGTTTGAGTGTGTTACCAATTTCTGAGGTCTGTACTTCGACAAAGTGCCGTGCAGTCACTAAATTAAGCCAAGTGCTGGATGGACAGTAAATCTCTGACCTACCTtcttattaaattacattatttgtATTACAGGTATTGCATTAATAAGTAATGTAATTGATTTTCGATCATCTGCCCAGAAATATTTTCCTGGCTCCAACTTCTTTTTCATTGAAGAGTTAAAGCTCTACGCTGCCTTCTGTGATCCATGCTCCCCCCAACATCTGTAATGCTCATTAGATATTAGGTGATAAATAAGAAGCTGGGAAATGTATTAATCAAACAGAAATCATTGACATTTTGAGACTGGTTAGAAAGGTGTGCTTCATTCAAAAACATGTGGTAACAGTGTGTAAGAGCTAGTCTGACTCCAAAGGTGAAGAAATAAATCAGCCTATCAGCACCTTTAAAAGCAGTCATGTGTCACAACTAGGTGCTTCCTGGATTGTGACTTCTTGGAGTTTCCGCTGATTATCTGGTAAGGACAGGACTTCAGGAAGTAGATCCAGCCCAAAACTTCCCATAAAACCACAACTtgctattttaatattttgtttgaaCTAAACAAACAATGTATACTTGTTGGCTTTTTTGGATGGAATTGTCTCATCATTTAGCCACAGTATCGAAGATAATAACCACATGAGTAATAATATGAAACTATTAAAGCACAATTCCCAAAGTTACAGTGATATACTTTGAATTGTTTTGTAATGCAAGATAATACTTTAATAATATAACTTTTGAAAGGGAAACAGTGAAAGTGTCCTAAAGTGGGACTAATAATGtttcaatgtctttttttttttagatcattTAGATCTATTTCAAAATACgaaaatattcaaaacaaagaagcagagagatcGAATAAGAACAATGatcaattttaattaaaaacattattatatataatatatataattatatatttttaatcaaaatatGCAACTGTGTTTCTGATCCATTCTTTTGCCACATGAATTAAGTGTGATTGTGTCTTGACCGTGTATGAACATTCaccctcgcacacacacacacacacacacacaccggctGTCTACTTTGTGTTTACTACACGATTACTCGGATTGTTCTGCGAAGCTGAATGAAATAAAGTATCTAATCCAGCAGAAGCTTGTCAAGATGTCCACTCATGCCCCCTGACTGCAGCATCTTGTCGAGAGGGAGGACACATCTGTTAGCTAACGAGAAATACCAATACAACACCTTTCTTTACAGCTGTCAGCATGTTGACTTATTCCCCAGGTGATAAAATGTTCTTCAATTGTTTCATGTATAATTAAGAGTAGTTGCCTGAATAAATGCCCCCATTGTTAAACTCTGAATTGTCTGAATATAAAATGTCTGTAATTAAAATGCATGTATAACCCTGTAGTCTCATAAACAGAATCTGCTTTGCCAGAGAGCAGAACTTGAATGAAAACTGAAGCACAGTAACAATTTAACATCAGTGTTACTAAGAAAACCCTTTTAAACCATCTGAcaaagtttttgttgtttggtttccATAGGAACAGTTAAAAAGACTTCAAAAAAGGTCAAAATTTCAACGTGTAAAACCAAAAGGAAGAGTCTTTTCTCATTTCAAGAGTCCTTTTGCTCCAGCGGACAGCCATCCTCTGCCCAAACTAAGCCCTTCTCAGCAAAAACAagtgacagagcagagcagaataGAGTAGAATaaagtagagtagagtagaatagagttgaaaaaagaagagcagagtgcaaaccaaaagaaaaaacttgCAATCTTTCTTTATCCTCCCTTGTTATTCTCCAGCCCATTGGTATACTAGCCTCAGGGCTGCCAGGCTGGGGAAAGTCAATTTTCCACCGGTGTGGGCTCCTGCAGTGCAGCCACTCCTTCCACTGCCAAAGGCCCAGAGGCTTCTGGTGTGTGTCCTGCTGTTGTTACCGGCTCTGGTGGTGGTGGCTGGCTAAGGATGACCTGCACTACATAGTCCCTGGAGATGTTGAGTTGGTCCAAGCGCAGCCTGTCTGTCAGTGGCCGACCTGAGAAAAACCAGCGTTGCGTTGCGGCAGATACACCCTCCTGACTTTGTAGACGACGCTTCATCATGCCCACTGTGTCGGTGGAGCGAACCACCAGCTGGAGGTCGCGACCCGTGGAGAGCCGTAGCCGCAGCTGGCACTCTCCTCCTGAGCTGGGGTCACTAGCGCTGCCTGTGGATGGGTCTGCTGCCCCGGAGTCTGGGTCTGAACCGTCAGGCTCATCAGAGCGCTCTTCAATCATGTTGACGGGAGGAGAGAGGCAGTAGACTGGCAGCTGGTATCGATTCCCCAGTTCATCATAACATTCAGTCAGAGCTCCTAAAGAACGACAAAAGTGTCAGCACTAGTTTAAATAAAGTTCAAGGGTTGTTTTATCCTTCATATCAGTTGTACTATTACTTGCTGTAATGATGTATTGTATTTATCATAATTAAAAGAATATAATCTTTATTcgttgttttcatttatatccATCTTTTTTTATAACCATCATTTGCAGCAGGTGACAAGTTACATTAATGTGCATATCAATATAAACATAATTGTGTACATGCACCACAGGTTTAATTGGGAAATTCCAATATTAGTCAATTAACAATTATAGTGAAGTTCAGGGTAATCTTTCCACTTACAAAGAAACGGTCTTGGTAAGTTATGTTCTTGGTAAATAAAAATCACGTAATGAGCATTGCTTGGTTATGTTTATGCTGTATTTAAAAGtaagtattattttataaagtttcattatttcattcataAACTGAAAGTCAAATACATCCTTTTTTCCCTAACAAATCCAAACAATAAACAATTTCACTGTGGTATGATGAAATAGGGAAGTGAGACAGAAATAGGAATAGAAAAGGTGGGTATCGGTAGGGAGAAACATTAAATGTCATTAAGTCACTAATGTCCAACTGTGattcagacacagagtaaaGTGTTGGTGGAAAGAGAGGGAAATGAGCTCTAGCCAAGAGGTCAAATTATTAAGTGTAATGAAACTTCGCGGGGGGGACCCCAGGGGTCCTTCAGGGGATTTCACAAAGGACCCCCAGCACAATAGTTTCTCACTACCACAGACAGCACCAAataattttattgtaataaactACTTGCCTGAATAATATAAGTTTATAAGTAAAATCTATCGTTCATCCCCaaagttttatattaataaatgttaaaacttgGTCGTGAAGGTAGTGTAGCCAttgagatatttttaaaattagaacaAAGTAATTTTAGAACAGGGGGAGAAAGTCCTGCTCTCCGCTGTCACTATTTGGAAAGGTGCATAAAAGGTTACCACACCGCTTGTGTTATTTTTCTGCCCAGGCtatgatgtgttttgtggtAAATTCAGACTGAGATGAGCGAGAAAAAGAGCACTGGAGGTTGCTTGAAATGACAGCTGCTCTGGTCAAGGTGAGAACATTAAGGCCACACTGCGCTTCAGGGTATGATAAACCACAGTGAATGTGAGCACGACAGAGTCAGAAGCTGAGAAAGTGCTTCACTTGATCTGTTTGTACAACTCATATATTTAGTACTGCGGTAACATGTGTACAGCACCTTTTTACAACAGCGTACACCAAAATCTACCTCAAAGGTTAGTGATTATTTTAAGCCCCACAGCAAAAAAACTGTACTCCCATAAAGGTAAGCAGTTGGTTAGCATGTTTCTGTAAAGCATCCAGATTATGATATGGAAAGTAATTGAAATATCAGCATGTGGAATAAAAACTGATGATTGGGATCCAACCCCTGTCTGATGCAAATGAG is part of the Anabas testudineus chromosome 14, fAnaTes1.2, whole genome shotgun sequence genome and harbors:
- the ubtd2 gene encoding ubiquitin domain-containing protein 2; protein product: MGGCVGSHHDSSGSLNENSDGTGVALGRNQPLKRERPKWKSDYPMTEGQLRSKRDEFWDTAPAFEGRKEIWDALRAAASAFEGNDHLLAQAILDGASITLPHGALTECYDELGNRYQLPVYCLSPPVNMIEERSDEPDGSDPDSGAADPSTGSASDPSSGGECQLRLRLSTGRDLQLVVRSTDTVGMMKRRLQSQEGVSAATQRWFFSGRPLTDRLRLDQLNISRDYVVQVILSQPPPPEPVTTAGHTPEASGPLAVEGVAALQEPTPVEN